In Bacteroidales bacterium, the sequence TTTTGCCATGTCTGTAGTTGGTCTCACATCTTTCCTATCTGGAGGCAAAAATGTTCTACCTTTAAGACTTCCACTTATAATGCGCATATTTATTAAACTAAAGGAAAAAATATAGAACTAAAAAACTGCTCTTCTTCATTAACATTAAAAGCTGCAACTTCATATTCAATATTGCTAAAATATAGCTCTAAAGACCTTACAATTATAGATGCAGGATTTATTTCACCACAAAGACTTACTGCAACATCTTTTAACTCAAGATTTACACTTTTAACAGCTCCAATAAAATAATATAAAAAGTCATTTTTATCTGTATAATTAAAGAAATTAAGCAATTGTAATTTTCCTTCATTAAAAATAGCAATTACAAAAGTAAATGGGAAAATAATTGCATGTGCTTCTTTTTCAGATTTTAATTTTATTTTATTAAGCCAAGAAGGAACAATATCAATAATATTAGAGGTATTATTTATTCCAAACCTTGATAGATTATTTATATCAAAAGCAGATATTATTGTTGTTTCATAGTTTTCAATCTGCGAAGAAACTATTTCATATTTTTCATGTGTAGAATATAGCATTTTAAAAAGCTGCTCATTGTCAAAACTATTAGCTAATCTCTTTGGAGTTGGCACAAATGCCTTTGGCAAAGCAAAAATTTTGTCAAAACTTGAAATATTAAATTCAGGTTTAAGATTAAATATTTTCTTATCTAAATCTATTTCGTCTTTTTCACCACTTCCGCAAAAAGAATACAATAACGTTTTATTATGGTGGATAAAAAAATAAAATCCATCTTCATAAATTGCTAAAGTTTTAATAGCATCTTTAAGCAAGGAGTCTCCTTGTTGCAAAGCACAATATTCCAAATGTGTATTCATTATTCCCAGTTTCCGTCTGTTATGGGCTCGCTCATAGAACCAAAACGAACTCCATCTTCAGGATCAATATTAAATTTTTCTAAATCTAAACCTTTTAAAAAATATTTATTTGCTGCAAAAACCTCAATAACATTCAAAGTTACATTGCTTCTATCTACAGTACCAACTTGTAAATTAAAAGTATCTGGTTGCACATTATCAATATTACTAAAAGGTATTATTGGTAAATGTTCTATTTTAAAATTCTCACGTTTTGAAAATAGCGAATCTTTAATTGAAATAAATCCAACTGTATCTCTAATCGGATTTGTAAAAGTTGAATCGCCAGGACGAGCTGTTAACTTAATTAGAGGCAGTTGACCTTCTTCAACAAATTGAATTAAGCTATCAAAAGTTGAGCAATAACGCCCGTGCATATTCAAATACATTACCTCAACAGTACGTATATCCTTCATTCTTTCGATAACAGCATTTTTACGCGCATTCATTTCATTGTTAAATTTAACAGGCGCCATAATTCCAGCATAAATCAAATAGGCAAGAGCAATAATTACTATTGCCAAAACAACTTGTAAAATTACTTTTAGTTTCATACTAAATTTCCTTATTTATTTTTATGTTGCAAATATAAAACTTTTTAAACGTAATTCTTAAAGTATTTTATATTTTTTTTCAAATTTTAAGCAATTATTTATGATTAATTACAAAGTACATATAAGTCATCTCGAGGATTTATACACAAAATTGGCATTAAATAGCTATTGCGAATTGCCTTAATATCTTCGCTACCAGAAAAAAAATCAAAAATATCAAGTTGTAAATTTGTCAATAACAAAAATGCTCCAGCATTAATTTCGCTAGCATATTTTATAGCATGAGATTGCGCTTTATGAATATTATAATCTATTTTAATCGTATTATATTTCACATCTACATTTGAATATAATTTTTCCATTGCTTGCAAATTGGCTCTAATTCCAGTTTTAAAATATTGGTCAGAAACTCTAGGAATAACCACATTTATTAAACTGCCGTAAATTCTACCAAAATAGCTGCTCCACAATATTTTTTCCTTTTCATTTTTTTGATAGCCCATGCAATACACAATATTATCAAAGGTTTTAGCATGTATTCCTTTTGGCACCATTAAAAATGGAGTGCGAGATTTTCGCATAAATCTGACACTTTTTTTCAATGGAAATTGCAATGATGTTTTAGTATTATTATGTCCTAATACAATGAGTATAGATTCGGTTTTATGTGCAAGTGGAAATAAAAAAGTTTTTATATTTTCAGAAGTTGCATAAGGTTGAGTTTTTATATCGTGAAAATTTTCAATATGAACAGAGAGTTCGGCTAATTTCTTTTTTGTGTTTTCATCATTATTGCATGATAATAGAACCAAACCACTTTTAAAAACCTTACAAAGAGCAATCCCCTCCTGCAATGCAAAATTACTTAGGTCATCGAAAAAATATGGAACTAAAATATTCCAATTCTTTTTTGGCTTTTCAACAGTATTACTCATCGTTTAATTAATAATTTTTGCACAAAATACATATTTTTTCTAAAAAATGTAATAAAATACAATCCTTCTGAATATGATTTTAAGTCTAAACTTCCACTACTTGATTTTTTTGAAGTTTTGAAAATTTCTTTTCCATTAATATCCATAATAGATATTTCGACTGGTGCGTCAACATCTTCTTTAAATGAATAAAACAAAACATCTGATGCTGGATTTGGATATATAAAAGCTTCGTATTCTGAAATATTATAATTAACTTTATTAATATTTTCATATTGCTCATTAGCTCTAACAATGCCCTCCTCTAGTTCGGATATGCTCCGTCCTGCAAGCACAACAAAGGAAAGTTTTAAAGTATCTTTAGCTTCAACAACATGTGGACCTGAAGAGACCATCGCCGCCACATCATTTCCAGAGAAGTCAGTTCCTGAAGCAAATCTATTTGTTTTCATCATATTATACTTGTCTAGACCTGAAAATCCATCTGTTAATGATATACTATTGTTAAACCCGTTAAGATCTGATGCATAATGGATTGCTGAATAATCTGATAATAATCCAATTGCAACATAAACTGATGAATCTATATCGGTAGTTATTAATAAATTCAAATCAGGGTCGTACCAACATCTATTTTCATTTGAAATAATTATATCCCAATCAGCAAATAAACCCGCATAAAAATTATTATAAGCTTCTGTAGTATCATTAATAATATTATAATCAATAATAAAATAATTTTTATCTTTTAGTGTATTCCATCCATAGGTAAATTGCCTGATTTCAACATTCAAATTTGAAGCTGACTCTTCACCTTTATCAGAATATGATGAAAAATAGCATTTATCCCCAAATGGCGGTGGAAACATATTCAAGACATAACCATTTGATGAAAAATCTTTATCTACAGGATTAACAATTCCATATAAATTATCAGCTACACGACTTGGTCCGGTGCCACACATAAAACCAAATCCTGAAACCAAGTTGGCACCATTTTTATATCTAAAACCATCGCCTTGGGTTAAATAAATCAAATCATTATATCCAAAATTTCCCGCACTTGTAATAGTTACAGTGATATTATTAGTATCTAAGGTTTTA encodes:
- a CDS encoding DUF3822 family protein; this encodes MNTHLEYCALQQGDSLLKDAIKTLAIYEDGFYFFIHHNKTLLYSFCGSGEKDEIDLDKKIFNLKPEFNISSFDKIFALPKAFVPTPKRLANSFDNEQLFKMLYSTHEKYEIVSSQIENYETTIISAFDINNLSRFGINNTSNIIDIVPSWLNKIKLKSEKEAHAIIFPFTFVIAIFNEGKLQLLNFFNYTDKNDFLYYFIGAVKSVNLELKDVAVSLCGEINPASIIVRSLELYFSNIEYEVAAFNVNEEEQFFSSIFFPLV